The DNA segment GACGGCGTGCTGCATTCCATTGGCAAACCGACGGGCTACATTCGCACCGAGGCCGAATTCGGCAACTATGTGTTCACGGTCGAGGAACGGCACATTGCTAAAGGCAACGGGGGGTTGCTCGTGGGCATCACAGGGCCCGACAAAGCCTGGCCCGGCTTGGAAATTCAAACCCAAACCGGCGACGCCGGCGATTTGTGGAATCACAACCTGCTGAAAATGACAACCGACCCGGCCCGCACTAAAAACGACGGCCACCGCATCGTAAAAATGGGTCCCGATTCACAACATCCGGTGGGCGAGTGGGACACCATGGAAGTCATCGTCGACAACGGCAATCTGGTCTACAAAGTCAACGGCCAGGTGCAAAACGTCGCCACCGATACGCAAAGCCTGGCGGGCAAAGTCGGGCTGCAATCGGAAGGCGCGGAAATGGAATTCCGCAAGGTCCAAATCACGCCGATCGAATCGGCTAGCGCCGCAAAGTAATCGGCGGTGCAAAGTGCGCCAGTGTTGCCGTATCGCGGTGACATCAACAGCGGCAATGTAAACCACCGGATCGCAATTTACGCTCCGCTCACATCGGCATCGAATACACGCACTCGGGCCCACATGGCTGAACACTCGGCAATAAATTCCTTGTGCCGCGGCGCGGCTTGATAGGCGTCGTGTGCGGCACGGTTGGTGAATACGGTTTGCAGCGCGATGTCGTATTCCCGATCGTTGACCGGCCGGTCGTAGCTGGCGCACGTTCCGGCGGCGTAAAACACCAGGCCGGGATGATTGGTTAAATATTTGCGGCAGGCCGCCAGCATTTTCGCGCGGTTCTCCGGCGTCGGCTCCTTCAACGAAAAATAAACCATGTGCGCGAGCATCATTCCGGAAGGCTGGGTGGCAGAAGCTGCGGTGGTCATGGGAAATGATTTCAATCGCCGTGAAGTGGATTGAGCAGGCGGTAAAGGAATGCCATATTGTCGGTTTGCCGCCGCACTTTGTCCACCGCACCGCTCCTGTGAACCGTCGGCACTTCTGCGGTGTCGGGCAAGTGCGAAAACAAATCGGCACCCATTCACCCAGGAACCCGCCATGTACAACAAACAGAATCTCTCGAAACTGAAGGAAATGGACAGCCTCGCTCCCGAGGTGATGAAAGCCTTTTGGGCGTTCGATAAAGTCGCGGTCGCCGAAGGGGCCATTCCTGTGAAATACAAGGAACTGATTGCCGTCGCCGTGGCGCTCACCACGCAGTGCCCGTACTGCATCGATATTCACAGTCACAACGCGCGTAAGGCCGGCGCCAGCGATGCCGAAATCACCGAGGCCGCCATGGTGGCCGCCTCGCTGCGTGCTGGAGCGGCCGTCACCCACGCCACGCATGCCCTGTTGAAGTGATTTTTTCGGCCAGTGGGCAACGCGATGGTTTTTATTTCCGATTTTTTGTTTCCGGACGGAAGAGGTTCGATTCGTCGCACTCGTGTCCGCGCCGACACAGCAAATCCGCGTCATTCCGCGAACTGGCGTGCGACCAAACGAATCGAGTTTGCGTCCGGAACTTTGCATTTTCGTTAATTGTTGTCTAGTTTCGCGAGGCGGCGGCAGCAACATCCTATAAAGCCGCGACCGTTGGTCGCGCCGCCGCACTGTCGCCGCACTGCCACACTCATAATCGTTCCTGGCGGCCGTACATTGCCGCACTAAACGCAGCCTAGCAAACGAGTGGCCCATAAGTTAGAGGCAAATTAGGCCATTGAAGTTGGCGCCGTGCGCGGCAAAATAATTGCCGCGTCTTTTCTGTTGTTTGTTTTCCATCACCGTATCAAAGCATTTATGGCAGCCCGAGATTATAAGCAGGATTCGCTTCGGCACTTCAACAAAATTGCCCCGCGATACGATAACCACCGTTACGGCAAGCAAACGCGGAAAGTCCATCAGGAAGTGCTGCGGATGGTGAACGAACTGCAAGCGGCCGCGCTCTTAGATGTGGGCTGCGGCAACGGCGGTTTTTTGGCGCTGCTGCAATCGGCGCCCGCGCCGGCAAATAGCTCGCCGCCGCAAAACCGGAAGTTGGCCGGAGCCGATTTATCGCCGGAAATGATCAAAGTTGCCCGGCAGCGCTTGGGCGAATCGGTCGATTTGCAAGTTGCCGATTCGGAACATCTTCCCTGGGAAAGCGGCACGTTCGATTGCCTGACGTGCAATTTTTCGTTCCATCATTATCCGCAGCCGCAGGCCGTGCTGCTGGAAATGCGCCGCGTGCTAAAACCGGGTGGCCACGTGCTAATTGCCGATCCATGGTTTCCCGCGCCGCTGCAATGGCTGGCAAATTTGATCGTGCGGTTCAGCCATTTGGGAGACGTGCGCATGTACTCGTTGAACGAACTGCGCACGCTGCTGGCCGCCGCTGGGTTACAGGTTGTGCGTGCGGAACACCACGGCACATCGAGTTATGTGCTAGCCCGCAACGTAACCGCGTCGGCGACCGTCCGTATATAAAGCCGCGACCGTTGGTCGCGCTGAAGTGGTGTGGATTGGCCCATCAATAGCGGCGTTCATGACCAATGATCCATCGGGCAGCCGCGCCCGCGGGCGCGCCGGCGCGACCACCGGTCGCGGCTTTATACGGGATTGGGAATGTCGTCCAAAAATGGATAGGGGCGCGCACCAATGCCACGGCGATCGTTATGCCGCTCGATGTAACGGCGCGTGTTCCGCCAAACTTCAGGATCGAAAATGAACGAGCACCAGCGGCCTTTGCACCAAATGGGTCCGTCGTAATTCATCCGGCTGTGAATGGCCTTGGTCGTTTGGTCTTTGAGCCATTTGATGGTATTGTCGATCAGCCGATCAACGTAGGTGAGGAGTAAATGAGTGTGCGTTGGCTCGATCGATGCGGCAGCAATTCGCCAGTCAGATTTCGCCCGGCATTCACCGATGGTTTCCGCCACCGTGGAAATCATCGTCGAATCGAGCAGTAATCGTGGGTGTGATTGGCGCTCCTGTGCCATCCGTTTGCGAATTGGGTCGCCCGCATGCAGCGT comes from the Pirellulales bacterium genome and includes:
- a CDS encoding DUF1080 domain-containing protein; the protein is MTSIYSAAALLVVLSLVGSLWADDAAQSPAATSVSVPPASVTVPPLSGKLGQPIQLFNGHDLSGWVWVQKLPKAGTTVAEKKIDDVWTVKDGVLHSIGKPTGYIRTEAEFGNYVFTVEERHIAKGNGGLLVGITGPDKAWPGLEIQTQTGDAGDLWNHNLLKMTTDPARTKNDGHRIVKMGPDSQHPVGEWDTMEVIVDNGNLVYKVNGQVQNVATDTQSLAGKVGLQSEGAEMEFRKVQITPIESASAAK
- a CDS encoding Dabb family protein, with the protein product MTTAASATQPSGMMLAHMVYFSLKEPTPENRAKMLAACRKYLTNHPGLVFYAAGTCASYDRPVNDREYDIALQTVFTNRAAHDAYQAAPRHKEFIAECSAMWARVRVFDADVSGA
- a CDS encoding carboxymuconolactone decarboxylase family protein: MYNKQNLSKLKEMDSLAPEVMKAFWAFDKVAVAEGAIPVKYKELIAVAVALTTQCPYCIDIHSHNARKAGASDAEITEAAMVAASLRAGAAVTHATHALLK
- a CDS encoding methyltransferase domain-containing protein; the protein is MAARDYKQDSLRHFNKIAPRYDNHRYGKQTRKVHQEVLRMVNELQAAALLDVGCGNGGFLALLQSAPAPANSSPPQNRKLAGADLSPEMIKVARQRLGESVDLQVADSEHLPWESGTFDCLTCNFSFHHYPQPQAVLLEMRRVLKPGGHVLIADPWFPAPLQWLANLIVRFSHLGDVRMYSLNELRTLLAAAGLQVVRAEHHGTSSYVLARNVTASATVRI
- a CDS encoding transposase; this encodes MPKTLGYHIVISGYGLWLPGDERGHWSDAWDEQIGFLEPHTLHAGDPIRKRMAQERQSHPRLLLDSTMISTVAETIGECRAKSDWRIAAASIEPTHTHLLLTYVDRLIDNTIKWLKDQTTKAIHSRMNYDGPIWCKGRWCSFIFDPEVWRNTRRYIERHNDRRGIGARPYPFLDDIPNPV